TGCGACCACTCTGAGTTCCCGGTCGCCGGCAACAAGCTGTTCGCCGTCTTCCAGATGGCTGTCGGCGACAAAAGGCAGGGTTGCCTGCTCAAAGGAGGTGAAGGTGCGGGCAATTTCCCCAATCGTGGCTTTATCAAGGCCGTGCTCTTTGCAGAAGGCCTCCATCCGCCAAACGCGGCCGTCGTCCAGCGCAAACGTGCGAATCGTCTGCGCGTCAATTTCCGAGAGGCTGATCTTTGCCCCGGAACGTTCTTTGATGAGGCCCGCCAGACCGCAGTGATCCATGTGAAAATGGGTGATGAAAATCCTGCGACATTCCTCAAGCGTCAGCCCCGTCTGGGACAGCGCTTCCTCAAGCGCCGGCAGGACCCCGGGCAGGTTGGGGCCGGTATCAATCAGCGTGAAGCCCTTTTTTTCCGGGAACAAAAAAACGTTGACATGGGTCAGCCGAAAAGGCATGGGCAGCCTGATCAGAAAAATTTTCTTCGCCACTTCCCGCACCGCTTTATTCAAATGAACCTCCTTGAGGATTGCTCCTGATTTTTCTACAAAAGGGCGGCACCGATTGCCCCCGCCAACTGGGCGTAAGAAGAAACTATCAGCGGATAGCCAAGCGCCTTTTCCAGCGCCTGGACAACCCCCGCATTTTGAGAAACACCGCCGGTCATCATCACCGGCGCCCTGATGCCGATCCGGGTTGCCATTGCCGCCACCCGGGAGGCGATGGCCTCATGGATGCCGGCAATAATGTTTTCCCGAGTTTCCCCCTTGGCGATCAGCGAGATTACCTCCGATTCGGCAAAGACGGTGCAGGTGCTGCTGATCTTCGCCGGTTTTTCGGCGTTCAGGGAGAGCGCGCCGAATTCATCCAGATTGGCCTCGAGGGCGCGCGCCATTACCTCCAGAAAACGGCCGGTGCCCGCCGCGCACTTGTCGTTCATCGTGAAATTTATCATCCGGCCTTCTTCGTCCATGACGATGGCCTTGCTGTCCTGGCCGCCGATATCGATCAGCGAGCGCACCGAAGGATCGAGAAAACGCGCCCCGGTTGCATGGCACATCAGTTCCGTTACCATTTTGTCCGCGATTGCCACGCTCTTGCGGCCGTAGCCGGTCGCAATGATCCGCTCCACATCCGTCTGCGCCAGGGAAAGAGAAGTGAGCAGTTCATCAAGCACCCTGCGTCCCGCCGCCTCGGCGTTATAGCCTGCCGCAATCACGTTGGTTCCCAAAAGACGTCCGTCTTCCATCACTGCGGCCTTGGCCGTATTGGAACCGATATCGATCCCTGCCTTCAAACCCATAAAGCCTTGCGCCCCTTCCAGCTATTTCTCATCGCAAATTCTGTTGTCATTGTCCGCTTTTAGTCAAGAAAGACGGCTGGAACCAGCGTTCCTTGCCGCCTTCGTAGAACCACTTGTCCGGAAATCCGCGGCGGCTGATGAAGCTGGGGTTGTCGGCCCAATTGAGCAGTTCCTCATAGGCTTTGTATATTTTGCGAAACATCTCCGCATCCCCGCCGAGATCCGGGTGATGGATCTTGACCTGCCGCCGGTAGGCATTTCTTACTATCTTGTTCAGCTCTTCGGAACTAAGGCTGGATTTATCAATATCCAGATAAACCAGCGCC
The sequence above is a segment of the Syntrophobacterales bacterium genome. Coding sequences within it:
- a CDS encoding 2-hydroxyglutaryl-CoA dehydratase, producing the protein MGLKAGIDIGSNTAKAAVMEDGRLLGTNVIAAGYNAEAAGRRVLDELLTSLSLAQTDVERIIATGYGRKSVAIADKMVTELMCHATGARFLDPSVRSLIDIGGQDSKAIVMDEEGRMINFTMNDKCAAGTGRFLEVMARALEANLDEFGALSLNAEKPAKISSTCTVFAESEVISLIAKGETRENIIAGIHEAIASRVAAMATRIGIRAPVMMTGGVSQNAGVVQALEKALGYPLIVSSYAQLAGAIGAALL
- a CDS encoding MBL fold metallo-hydrolase encodes the protein MNKAVREVAKKIFLIRLPMPFRLTHVNVFLFPEKKGFTLIDTGPNLPGVLPALEEALSQTGLTLEECRRIFITHFHMDHCGLAGLIKERSGAKISLSEIDAQTIRTFALDDGRVWRMEAFCKEHGLDKATIGEIARTFTSFEQATLPFVADSHLEDGEQLVAGDRELRVVATPGHSRGHLSFYLPAERALLSGDHILPHITPNLSPDLIDSKFHPLESFLDSMTKVEKLKIETIWPSHGRPFTNLRGRIADVRKHHAERSLLAFQALDKGAKTARQVSRFIFGDNLPVFDRLLALNESYVHLVTLEKRGLIGRRSTGGLCLFEHLPK